The region TTCCTGTCCTATTCCTCGACCAGGCTCTGAAACTCGTTTCTCTTCGATAGACTTGGTTGTAGAAGATTTCAGAGCTGGAAGAGTGGGACTCTAAAAGGTGTTAACTCTCTTAGTAACTAAAGGTGTAGAAGATTTCACAGTTTCATCACCTAATTCTTCATGTAACAAGGCGAGCTGGTAGGCTGAATCCAGAGCAGATGGTTGTTGCAAACCAACCATGACTCTTACGGCAGGTTTCAACCCTTCTATGAATCTGGTAACATAGTGGATAGTGTTAGGAAACTCCTCGTATGCTGTGATTTGATCATACACTTCAGTAAACACTTCCACATAATTCTCCACTATGCTAGTGTACTGAATGTTGAACATCTTTCGGAGCAGACTCTGGTGATGGTTTCTGCCAAAGCAAGACTGCAACAGGCGACAAAATTCTTCCCAGGTACGATTTGGTACCTGTCGTTGAACTGACTCCAACCAATGAGCATCCGGACCCTCAAACATGGATGAAGAGAAAGGAATCCACTGATGACGCAACGTGCTCCATAGTTTAAAATAATCTTCATATTGGTTCCTCCAGAGCTTCGGATTGGAGCCATCAAATTGGTTCCTCGAGAGCTTCAGATTGGGGTCGATGGTACCGCCTACCACCGTAGAAGATGCGGTGGCTGCTCATGCCTTCGGAGAGTTGAGCTTGGGAGACCCAGGCTCAGAGCGTGCAGCATGGTTAAGTTCACCTCACAGCTCGTCTAAATCGACACCAATGGAGACCTTGACGCCATCGATCTGCCCCGATAGCTGATCCAATTTGGCGTCCAACCTAGCGATAGCGCAGATGGTGTGGTCGCTGTGGTCGGAGAGGCTCTTTGTCAACGCCTGGTCGAAATCACCCCGCAGTTGCTCATAGATCGCCTTCGTCTCTGGCTAGATCCAATCCATGGCCTCCTCTTGACAATGATCCGCGAATCTGGTGTGGTGGGGATTGGTGGCAACTCTAGGGTTACAAGGCTCTGATATCAGATTGTAAGGAGCTCTATTTCAAATCTATGGTGGCTATGCCTCGAGTTCAGATTACAATTTGAATTCACTGCAAATGGAGTCCATCTGGCTCACGCCATGGATGCCTCATCTCTATCCTAGCCAAAATAGATTGCCGTCCTGGTctatccttcctctcctctctcttgGCACACAACTTAAATAATTACAAGGCCAAGGCCCATTATGCGCTTGCAAGCCACGTCAGAAGCTGCGTTCGTCGCTTGGGCCGGCTTGTATCTTTAAACATGGCTTCCCGCACCTTAGGTGCCTGTAGGTCGTTGAGAGTCTTACTTAAAAGAAATTCCTAGCTAGGTCTCGTGTGGATGAGCAGGCAAGCTCGGTTGGCATGGCCGATTTGGTTCTCATGAAAACTCTTATAAACTTCATCTAAGGCAAACTGATTTCAATATCACGGTGCAAAAACAGTAGACAAATGCAACAAACAATAATTTCCATAATCGTGCACGCACGAGTTTGATAGTATCTTGACGTGCAATGAGAATCTGTTTTTATAAATATAATACCTACTATCTTTGGTTCATATAATTGTCGCTGAGTTAGTATTAACTTGTACTAAATCACCGACAAATAATATTGATTGAAAGGAGTACATGTGTTTTCAAAAATTATATGCAATTAATGATGTTTCCATGATTTCAATACAATTAATAGATTTCCAAGATCTCTACGATTACTTGAGATATATAGATTGATGATACAAGATACTATACAAATATTCCGCCATCAATTTCCATAAACTTGTgtcaagagaaaagaaaaaaagatgatCTTGCGAATTAAGTTCTTCATTTATGCCCACGTGGCTCTTGAATGAAAAATACTAAGCTGATCTCTCTCCTCACGATCTCCCTGTATATATAGCACGAGCCATGTGCTCGACGGGAAGCAATCGTATGAGTGAAACATACATATATATTTTTCATCAACAACCATAGAATATCACGTCAGTGCCTTGTAGTGTTGTATTAGAGGAGAGGATGGACAAGCAGACGATCCGGATCGCTGCGCTGGCCCTGCTATCTCTACACCTCCTATGCTCCGCCACCATAGCGCAATGTAAGCAGTGCATCTGCAAACAACATTGCTATTTCACTCTCTAATTTGTATATCTTCGCAAAATTTCGGTTGTTTCTTGTTTTGTTTATCAATTCGGAGAGAAAAGTGATATGTATGCTATTCGACAGGCCGAATTGTCGCAGCCGGCATGGACAACGACGATATCCATGAAATGAGCGTGGGTTGCCAGAAAAAGTGCTCCTACGCCTATCATTGTTGCATCTGTTGTATTAATACTGACTGGTGCTACACAAGTTCCGAGAGGTGCGATAGAAACTGCCCGGATCTCTTCTCGCATTCTGATGAAACTGTGCTGACCAGGTCTGCAGTACGCACGGACGGCTTGATGAGAGGCATCATCCCACAAGAGTTCGGCAATTGTCGTGTGTAGTATAGCATCGTTGCGGTGACCCCTGCCCCTTTACCCGCCTAGTCGAATTTATTTACTTGTCCCTTAAGGCATATGTAATGCGTCATGTGTGGAGAAATAAGTTTGCAATACCCTAGATAGCTGTTGCGGTTTTATTTGTCATATTTTGTTTGAATGTTTTTATTTCCAGTTATTTCTGGCTAAGTTATATCGTACAACAAGTAATGTGAGGCCTAAAACAAGTGTCTGTTTTCCCACCATACATACATACATGAATGTGGAGCGTGTATGAATCTGGCGACTGACTGCCGTGATGagtgctgagggagtcccggactagggggtgtcctgacagccgaactatcatcgtcggccggactccaagactatgaagatataagattgaagacttcgtcccgtgtccggatgggactttccttggcgtgaaaggcaagcttggcgatacggatatgtagatctcctaccattgtaaccgactctgtgtaaccctagccctctccggtgtctatataaaccggatggctttagtccgtaggacgaagaacaacaattataccataggctagcttctagggtttagcctccttgatctcgtggtagatctactcttgtaatacccacatcatcaatatcaatcaagcaggacgtaggattttacctccatcaagagggcccaaacctgggtaaaacattgtgtcccttgtctcctgttaccatccgcctagacgcacagttcgggaccccctacccgagattcgccggttttgacaccgacattggtgctttcattgagagttcctctgtgtcgtcaccgataggctcgatggcttcttcgatcatcaccaacgacgcagtccagggtgagacttttctccccggacagatcttcgtattcggcggctttgcactgcgggccaattcgcttggccatctggagcagatcaaaacctacgcccctggccgtcaggtcagatttggaagtttgaacttcacggctgacatccgcggagacttgatcttcgatggatttgaaccacagccgagcgcgccgcactgtcacgatgggcatgatttagctctacagccggacagtgccctggaggccgcacaccagtccgctccgaccctcgattcgaagccggctgcgcagatcgaggacggatggttagacgCCGCCtctggggctgcaacctctactgcGATGGAGTCGAATACTAGCCTTGTCccctgtgaagctcgtgactccgaggtgccggactcctcgccggactccgtacctcccgcgacccctccaattgaatccgattgggcgccgatcatggagttcaccgctgcggacatctttgaacactcacctttcggcgacatcttaagtttgctaaagtatctctcgttatcaggagagccctggccggactgcggtcaggacggttgggatacggctgaccggccacccggtggccgcgacagagaggcctctaggccctccattagaaccgtaccccgacgtcgcttgaaaagcacaagaccataggggaacgctccggatttgcgagacatattggaggataaggcaagacaatcaagatcgatctacggatcgtgggagcgccccatgatacgtgacgacaaccgtcgcgccggacacagcaagtccggccgggccgaacacagtagacaaaactcttttgagcttcgtcgtgatatagcccaatatagaggcgccgcacacccactatgcttcacagatgaagtaatggatcatcaaatccccgaagggtttaaacccgtgaatattgaatcttatgatggcacaacggaccccgcggtttggatcgaagactatctccttcatatccacatggcccgcggtgatgatctccatgccatcaaatacctcccactcaagcttaaaggaccagctcggcattggcttaacagcttaccagcagaatcaattgggagttgggaggacctggaaaccgcattccttgataacttccagggcacgtatgtgcgaccaccagacgctggcgacctaagccacataattcagcagccagacgaatcggccagacaattctggacatggttcttaactaagaaaaatcaaatcgtcgactgtccggatgcagaggccctcgcggccttcaaacataacatccgtgacgagtggcttgcccggcacctggggcaggaaaagccgaaatccatggcagccctcacatcactcatgacccgcttctgcgcgggagaagacagctggctagcccgcagcaacaacctcagcaaaaattctggcaggccggatatcaaggaccacaatggcaggtcgcgtcgcaacaagaacaaacgccgcattaacaacgacaataacgaggatacgacagtcaatgccggattcagaggctctaaatccggtcagcggaaaaagccattcaaaagaactactccgggtccgtccaatttggaccgaatactcgaccgctcgtgccagatacacggcacccccgacaagccagctaaccacaccaacagggactgttgggtattcaagcaggcaggcaagttaattgccgaaaacaacgacaaagggctgcatagcgatgacgaggaagagacccgaccgccgaacaatagaggacagaagggtttccccccacaagtgtggacggtgaacatgatatacacaacccacatacccaaaagggagcggaagcgtgcacttagggatgtatacgcgatggagccagtcgccccgaagttcaacccatggtcctcttgcccgatcacttttgatcgaagggaccaccccaccagcatccgccacggcggattcgctgcattggtgctagacccaattgtcgatggatttcacctcactagagtcctgatggacggcggcagcagcctgaacatgctttatcaggatacagtgcgcaaaatgggcatagacccctcaaggattaaacccacaaagacgacctttaaaggtgtcataccaggtgtagaggccaactgtacaggctcagttacactggaagtggtcttcggatccccggataacttccgaagcgaggagttaatcttgacatagttccgttccgcaacggctatcatgctctgctcggacgtaccacgtttgcaaagttcaacgtggtgccgtgctatgcatacctcaagctcaagatgccaggccctcgaggagtcatcacggtcaacggaaacacggaacgctctctccgaacggaggaacatacagcggctctcgcggcagaagtacagtgcagcctcttaaggcaattctcgagtccggccgttaagcgaccggacacggctaaacgcgcccggagtaacctacaacaagaccacctggcacgttccgagcacgcgtagcagtgcggccccaaccccagcccctgcaaaatttcaagacaggtccttcgcgtacatcattacgctctggagataccatgggcatggggggaggggcacgaccacgataggaccagaatgcggcttaaccacaccaggggctctcaagtgtgtcgttcttttttttcttttttttcttcttatctttacccacaggactccgttcatcagaggacctatccggcagcagacctgccgaactcacgatgcaacagccagggaaggagaagggctacgacgaatatccaggtggtctccattacgagcattaaatctgttttatacaccattccgcagtcttcccctggagggggacatgtttaatagtcccatcccttgcttatcgcaccatttgtattgttctgcattcacagcagtatctcttgaataaacaatgcagcacctttttgcttacaattgcatttctttcttatacatatgttcatttatgacatgttgcatccgtacactttggtacggctaaatacaccaggggcttatgtttcccgcatcatggtgtgataagtccgaatactttcaccagtgcggcaccccaaacttatagcattatatgcatcggcttcgaattatgtcttgggtcaatagttgggtttgcccggctcccatgttttggtaccttatattccgttgtatcggctaaggtagcactgggagaaccactgcgattgcgccccagttgagctgggcgagcgcctcagtggagaaagctaaaactgaccgtcatgatgaggcgagagcaggtcgctgttcgagaggttttttgcgagtccctaaagacttatgctgcttagagcgaggagccggctttgtccgtcccaggcgtggatagcgccccaaattcggccttccgaacactaggggcttcgccgaaatttaaaattatagaatcctatggctaagtgagagtgttcaagcattataagtccggttgccttgttcgttgtgttgagcgcctccctagatggacccaaaaacgggaacaagagtgctcaaatttatgtcgaacaccccagcactcgtggcatgggggctgaagccgacgacttgccatctctcagatttgataaacagccgcacagaaggtaatattttaaattaacaagcgttgcttagagcatatgaacaaagttttcagcgtacaggataacaaaatgcgagtctactcaaatattacatctttggagcactcacccgcaataatgcgggcacccttcaggacactcttataatacatctcgggcgtgcgatactccttgcccagtggtggcgcgtccgtcacaagcttctgagcatccatcttgccccagtgcaccttagcgcgggcaaggacccgacgggcaccttcaatgcaggcggagtgcttgatgacttcaacccatggacaggcatccaccagccgccgcaccaagccgaagtagctcccaggcatggcctccttaggccacagccgaactatgaggcccttcatggcctgttcggccaccttgtggagctcgaccagctgcttcagctggtcgctaaggggcatcggatgcccggcctcagcatactgagaccagaagaccttctccgtcgagctcccctcctcggccctatagaaagcggcagcatcggacacgctgcggggcagatctgcgaacgcccctggagagctccgaattcgggtaagtgacacgtaattcacactcacatgcttactctgcatgaaaaatgccttatccgccgctattttcttcaacgcctcgatttcctggagggccttgtaggcttcggccttagcgtctttggcactctcaagagccgatgcaagctcggactctcgagtcttcgagtcgcgctccaaactctcatgtttttccacgagagcctgaagctcttgttgtacctccgccagccgcgcctcctgcttctctcgctcggtgcgctccacggccgcattacgttcggccacggacaccgcctccttcagggccgccacctcgttcgtggcccctgcaatacccatgttatccttgtcatttttcttgcaactaaatccttttctgtaaggtacaattttaataaggtgttactcaccttccttgtcctcgagctgcttcttagcaCGGCCGagttcgttctcggaccgctcgaggctttgctttaaagtattgacctccgcagtcagtgcggcagaggtcagcagcacagcctgcaatcccatattaacataatttttatgactcctgcgtatatctttttagatcctcagtccggtttttctttccgaacaccgaaccgagcataaggggctactgtttatgcggtactattttacacatatcacaattcttacctcaaagcctgttagaaggctgctgcaggcttcggtcatcccgctcttggcaagctgaaccttctgaatcaccgcacccatgacggtgcggtgttcctcttcaatggaagcgcccttgagcgcctccagcaagctatccggcgccttcggttggacggaggccaccagcGTCacggtctcgcccttcttacgaaggggccacccgctggactccggagccactacaggttccggtgcggagtccggtgcaaagtccgggaggttgccctgcggcacctccggggcctcctcctcctggcgggtcccttcctgggatcccacctcggcatcgtccgcatcacgaggggaggaggcagtcggaagggaatccatatccgacgcacccaaggacccgctcgacgaagcgggaagatcctccttgggcgg is a window of Triticum dicoccoides isolate Atlit2015 ecotype Zavitan chromosome 2B, WEW_v2.0, whole genome shotgun sequence DNA encoding:
- the LOC119366774 gene encoding uncharacterized protein LOC119366774, coding for MDKQTIRIAALALLSLHLLCSATIAQCRIVAAGMDNDDIHEMSVGCQKKCSYAYHCCICCINTDWCYTSSERCDRNCPDLFSHSDETVLTRSAVRTDGLMRGIIPQEFGNCRV